ATATAGAAAAAATAATAGCAGACTTAAAAAGAATTATTCCATTTATAGAAGGTAATTTTAATATTGTGGATATGATGACACCACCAAAATTTGAAAAGCTCTTATCCCGGCCTGAAGGAATAGTAGGGAACTTAAATGGTGGTTATAAGAAAAATAGATTTAATTTTTATGGCCTTTCTCACAATCTTCCCCTTAAGAATTTATATCTCGTGGGGGAAGAAGCGTATCCAGGTTATGGGACGACCAATGTTATGTTTTCAGGATTTCATGCGGCAGAAAGGATCATAGAGGATCTAAAATAGTTATTAAAAGGAAATTGTCTTCTCTAAAAGCCTTTTCAAATTCTTTTCAAATATGACGTCTTGTATTCTTTTTCTCTTCTTTGGGCCCTTTATCTTCATACCCTTTTCCCTTAGCCTTCTTTTAATATTCCTTGATTCTAAAAGATGCTCAATATTTCTTTCTGTGAATATCTTTCCATCAGGAGAGATGACCTTTGCACCTTTTCTGAGAACAATGGAAGCAAGGCCCAGGTCATAAGTTACAATGATGTCTTCCTTTTCAGAAGAATTGATGATAGCTATATCAGCTTCTTGAGGCAAAGAGTCAACAAATCTGA
This sequence is a window from Nitrospinota bacterium. Protein-coding genes within it:
- a CDS encoding DUF188 domain-containing protein, translated to RFVDSLPQEADIAIINSSEKEDIIVTYDLGLASIVLRKGAKVISPDGKIFTERNIEHLLESRNIKRRLREKGMKIKGPKKRKRIQDVIFEKNLKRLLEKTISF